Proteins co-encoded in one Desulfoplanes formicivorans genomic window:
- a CDS encoding tetratricopeptide repeat protein — translation MTTYTRATISAAQGLMVVLVFMFLVVFLQGCQEGDAGHPFLTQGEQAMSQGRFQEATTAYQNYLQKYPQGKERWTAWQRLVTISRDILKDADTASKLLASMYLEFGEDPLRAVAILLQQAALQAEQGDTETALATLEKGLSLPHLPPEQQWELISAQGKTAFQAQRFDRAHSCLVKALPLAPDQPSYLKTAHLAGLALVCMDEYDKAEQFLATVYADAASGPLRARIGMTRIDIAEHQGRLNDALHLLQEIKPDYPNPRALEIRERALTAPAS, via the coding sequence TTGACTACATACACCAGAGCAACCATCAGTGCCGCCCAGGGCCTGATGGTTGTTCTGGTTTTCATGTTCCTTGTGGTCTTCCTCCAGGGATGTCAGGAAGGCGACGCAGGCCACCCCTTCCTGACCCAGGGAGAGCAGGCCATGAGCCAGGGTAGATTTCAGGAAGCCACCACGGCCTACCAGAACTATCTCCAAAAATATCCACAGGGAAAGGAACGCTGGACGGCATGGCAGCGACTGGTGACCATCAGCCGCGACATCCTCAAGGATGCGGATACGGCCAGCAAACTGCTGGCCAGCATGTATCTTGAATTTGGAGAGGATCCCCTTCGCGCGGTTGCCATTCTCCTCCAACAGGCCGCCCTTCAGGCAGAACAGGGAGATACGGAAACCGCCCTGGCCACCCTGGAAAAGGGACTATCTCTGCCCCATCTTCCGCCGGAACAACAATGGGAACTCATCTCTGCCCAAGGCAAAACAGCCTTTCAGGCCCAACGTTTTGACCGCGCACACAGCTGTCTTGTCAAAGCCCTTCCCCTGGCTCCTGACCAGCCAAGCTATCTGAAAACAGCCCATCTTGCCGGTCTCGCTCTGGTGTGCATGGATGAGTACGACAAGGCCGAACAATTCCTTGCCACCGTGTATGCCGATGCCGCTTCCGGTCCCTTGCGCGCCAGAATCGGCATGACCCGCATTGACATTGCCGAACACCAGGGCCGCCTGAACGATGCGTTGCACCTGCTCCAGGAGATCAAACCCGATTATCCCAACCCCAGGGCCCTTGAAATCCGTGAACGTGCCCTGACCGCCCCCGCATCCTGA